Genomic window (Neoarius graeffei isolate fNeoGra1 chromosome 13, fNeoGra1.pri, whole genome shotgun sequence):
TGCCCAGGTCAGACAATAATGTGTCCAGGTAAGGGGTCTCATCTTATGGTGAAGGTTGACAAACTCATTTCCAATCCAGAGCCCCACCTCATAGCCCATGGTGATTGTAAGCTCATTGTCATTTTTGGAGGTGGAGTAGGAAAGCACAGTCTGCACAAGGCGGGCATGCATACGCAGGTTCATGCACACCGTAAAGGAGTGTAGGCTCATTGGGTGAGCCAGGTTCATCAGAGCATAACTCTCCAGCTTACTTGGTGGGAAATTAAGCACTAATGGGAATATTGCCTGTGGCTCTTAAGGGAAAAAAGGAAGATAGTGTTGTTAGTCTTTTCCAGGACATTGACTAATTGGAACCTTGAAAAAAATGCAGTTCATGCTTACCTTTGAAGGTAGGCCTAGCTCCACCAACTAAACAACaagaaaggaaagagaaagatttGTACAATGAGTAGATTTCTGTCTATAGTTAAGAAAAACAAATCAATTCAGGTAAAATAAAATTCACTTCATATGATGTTGGAAAAAGTGAATCATACCTGAGTGTATATATTTTCCAAGAGAGGTAATCATATGTTCAATATTTAAAAGCTTTATGTCAATCTCCTCTTGCCTACAAAATGCTgacaaaagataaaaataaaacaaaatgtagctgcacacaaaattatatttAAAACCACTGCTGTTTAATAGAAAGGGCTGTGAGATGATGTACATACTGCCTTTGCCCAGGCGAGGGAGGAATGAGGACTCTACCACTCGATCATAGAGGGGTTGTGCCATGCGGTAGTCATTCCACAGGGTCTTATTTTCCAGGTCCATAAGTGTACTCTCTAGTTTCCTGATCTGCAAGTCATAGTCATGAATTAGAGATTCATTTGAGACTGGTGTTATGTTTGAAAAGCATTGTAAGCATGAAATACCTGGTTATGGGACAAGGTGATGGGGGTATCAAACACAGTCCACAGGATGCTCTCATAGCATGGTGGCGTCGTAAGAGAGCCCTCGTATCTGAAGAAATGGGCGAGGTTCTCAGGGAGCATGGAACGTACATTTAGAGTAGAAATGTTCATGGACTGCCCTGAGAGAGGTTCGAGAAAGGAACTATGAGGACTGAGTGTTATAGTAAAATACCTGTCATAACGTTCATTAGGTACCTGCATATTTGACTTTTTCCAGGTTATTGATGAAGTCACTGTAGTATGTGTTCTCAAAATGCCCATCCTAGATACAAGCAaaggcacacacacaaaaaaaaaatccacccaaCCAAAAGTTACTATTGTCAATCTGACAGTAGACCCTGATGAACacatttcagttcagttcagttttatttgtcatatgtatATTAACACAGGGTCAACTTTACAATGAAATACACTGGACGAGATAAGAACCAGAACCAAGTCTCTCAGCATTGGagccagagcatttttttaatatagttactgggagaccaaatggtctcccagtggccagatttggtctcctagtcaatgccaaaccagcttcactgggagaccaaattttaaaccaagttatgtcttatcatttggttcaatcagttgcaattaattaaccaagtaccatgtaagtatacatttaacaaggaaaacgaagatctatgttataagatatacacacaagatcatgttggttaagaaaaacaaaactaaaatttggttaccgagatggctgatgtcagaatccgatgtcattactgtataactttgagtgtctttgacataacatttgtgcttggtaattgctcttgatagctgtgtagtcactcagtgcatttacatgcacatagagaaaatcgaatgtctgccatagctcgactgaaatcgaagttctaaatgccatggaaataccttagctcggctgaaatcgaaccgaactggatttctcgtaatcaagctacgcgacctagattatgcgattgtagccgagctacttagtgcatgtaaaccctatcgagctacgtagtcaagctacttacttcagcactgccccttccggaagtgacgagtgacgagaccacaagcgggaaacacaacagcctcggtcggcatgacaacagtagtagtagcgagcagcagaagagaacacggaacacggaactgataactttgtgaacacggaactgataactttgtttatactcttgaatagctcttcttcatgacgacaaccggaagtgtaccaacacgatggggcgtgtagcgccacctgtggctcgggtgcacaatgtacctcacacaatagctcgatttccttgtgtgcatgtaggattggatttctctggcacccctgctgggacccttagctcgattaccgacagtagctcgatttggatgtgcatgtaaacgcactgactgtagtgtgtttgtctgtatggtgattggtgaaccattttgcatcacagaatatgccgcagcggtgcagccgcatggactctgaggcctgtgattgtattgcccagaccagttggtctcgtggaaaatccttaaaaaatgctctgattggAGCCCTAGAGGAGTTTAACAGTAtatcaagatttaaaaaaaaacctaagtccTAAATATAAAAtagaagtaaagttaaagtagaaGTAGAAATAATTAAGCGTCATATGGGAAAGTATGTGCATGCATTATCTCAGGGGgtagtgtgtgcatgtgcatgcatgtgtgtgggtgtgtgtgtggggggtgagcACAAGCACCAGTATTGCACATTGGACAAAGTGACACGTTGAAGACAAATTAAGTACTGACTGTGTAAACAGAGTTTTGTGATATATTGGTCAAGATGTGATATCTTGATAAACAataaaacagtaaaaaaaaaaaacatttatctaTATGCTTGTGTGACTccgtgctttctgaaatcagtgCTAAAGGCTTGGGTACAAGCAGTAACCGTGAGCTAGAGACAGACTGCATAATACAGAGCTGAGGAGAAAGCCTGTAACCAGGCTGTTACAATAACCAGGCACTAGCACTAACACTAACCAGGATGGCCTGCATGTACTCCTGCGGGATTAAAATAGAAGCCAGTGAGCTGACACACAATGACTAGATCAATGGCCTCGTTTAGTAGAGTGCCTGACCCTGCACTGCACTTACATTTTAGAGAAATTGTCTCAATAATTGGACTTGTTCCAGATACTAATAAAAGTATTAGCAGGTCATAGTAATGAAAGTAACTGCAGAAAGACTAATTAAATAGGTAATTAGGGTTCCTGCACTAGTGGAAAAGACTTTTTCTCAAGACTTTTAGGTGCATTTTTCAGACATACATACTGCAGAGtgtgttcaatattttttttttcgaaatttcatGGGCCCTTAGTTGAAAAAGCAAACCATGAAATATGATCAAATGATATCCCTGTGCACTAGACAGAGTGTGAGCGAACAGAATAAGAGAAACAGAAGAACATGAATTCAGCACCTTATTGTCTTGGATCTCTAGGAACAACAATATTTGTACActggcggcatgatggtgtagtggctagcactgtcgcctcacagtaagaaggttctgggttcgagcccaatggccaacgggggcctttctgtgtagagtttgcatgttctccccatgtctgcgtgggtttcctccgggtgctccggtttcccccaccgtccaaagacatgcggttaggttaattagaggctctaaattgaccgtaggtgtgaatgtgagtctgaatggttgtttgtcagccctgcaatgatttggtgacttgtccagggtgtaccctgcctctcacccatagtcagctgggacaggctctagcttacccacgaccctgcacaggataagcggttacggataatggatggatatttgtaCACTTTGCAGAATATTTTCCTAATTTCCACTTTTCCAGGTCTATGAATCACTGCTTTAGAATTCCAGATATTTTCAGACCTGCAGAAGAAACCTGGTTAACTAGCTAAAGAACCTCAATCATGTaattcaaatgaaaaaaaaaaaagtttgactgTAGAGCATTTACATTTCTACTCATTTGAAATAAGTGAAAGTGTTAAAAACGATGCAGAATTTTTCAATTCAAAACTTTCTGCTGGTATTTAACTTTCTATCATTTAAAAAGTCAAGAATTCAATATGCATTTTGCTGTGTTTCCACAACATGGTAGtgttgagaaccttcacagactcaTTCTGGGATGTTAAGGCTAATAAATGTATTATGTCTTACCTCATAAAAGAAGGCCAACACTGCCAGTCCATCAGGCTTATCCTTGGCTTCATCAAAGCTTTCATATTTATCAGAGTTGTAGTGGACCACATGTAGCTGTGAAACACATCAGGCCACAAGAATTAGTGCCAAGTCATACTTGGTGATAGCAGGAATAAAACACAGTTCTCATAAAGATCACATCGGAGCACTTTAGTGATGGTTTAGTTTCAGCTGCTCCACACATTCTATTAGGTGATAAGACATGAATTGTACATGAAAGGAATTGGGTTGGTATTTGTCCACTAAATAGACATCGAAGGAGTGCTAAATTAATAAATTACTAGTCACTTTCTACTTCACAGTGATATTGCTATACATAAGATGAACACATTGAGCACAACAAGGATATTAAAGCAACAAAATGCCTTACTTCTGCCATATAACGGATACCATCCACAGTATGTTCAGCGCCACTGGCTTCCAGGTCCCATCCACCCCAATGTAAGTGCATTTGAACAGCTGTGTAGATGTGTGGCAGCCCCTTTGTTATCCTCATAGTGGATGGAAGGTTAATTTGGACTGGTGAAACCAGAAAAAGAGAAAACTTAAGGACCATCATACCCTCATATTTGTAAAAACTATGATCACTGGAAGCAGGTGATCTATATTAAGAGTGTTCTTGGATTTGCAGATGAAGAGTAATAGAAAAACGAAATACATCTGAAAAGCAAAAGTTATACAAGGAAGGAATGGTGGCGTCTTTCTATTGCCTTGATTTATTCAACTTCTCTCTTTTTGTTTTAAGATATTTGAATGAGTGTGATTTCACTTTGTTCCGATCATTATTCTTACACTTGAACATGAGAtggtaaaaacattaaaaaatcaAGAGGCACTTGACTGCAGACAAGTGCGTTTTAATAACTCCTGTTCTATATTTTAACATGACTTCgaagtgtgtacacacacacacatatactagTATAcatagcagcatggtggtgttgtggttagcactgttgcctcacagcaagaaggtcctgggttcgagcccagcggctggcgaggcctgtctgtgtggagtttacattctccgtgtctgcgtgggtttcctccaggtgctccggtttcccccaaagacatgcaggttaggctaattggtggctctaaattgactgtagatgtgagtgtgaattgttgtttgtctctgtgtcagccctgtgataacctggagacttgtccagggtgtaccctgcctcttgcccatagtcagctgggataggctccagcatgcctgtgactctgtaggacaggataagtggctacagaggatggatgtgtatatatatatatactagtatTTACAGGCCAGCCCGTTGCTGCCTAACTGTCTGTGTTTTACAGGGCAGAATTAATGCACAGGTGCTATTAGTCACTTGATGGCAGTACTGGTGCTTTAAAAAGGTCTACCTGGCAGGGGTTCGgcgttccctctctctctgttccagcAAGTGTCacttttggctttttgttttgcaTTATAGCCTATAACTGATTTACACTACACTTTTATTTTTCAGTATCCTTCTTTACTCTAATAAATAATTCTATGGTCAAACTTTATCCTCGCGTGGGCTCCTTTTATGTTGCTGAACCATACAAGCCTGGTTCGGTAGCATTTGGGGGCTCGTCCAGGATAAAATTTGACAATATTTAGAAAATGTTCTTCTACAAACATGAACAGCCTTTTGGGTTTAAGTGGGTAAATGTagatatacaccaatcagccataaaataaaaacactgacacctttctgttttatcctgaattaactttttcagcagtttgtgctgcagtagctctactgtgggattggaccatatgggctagccttcgtgcctcaTGCgagtcaatgagccttcgacacccacgaccttgttgccggttcactggttgtccttccttggatcaaTTTTGGTAGGTActgaccactgcatactgggaacaccccacaagatatgacattttggagatgatcagacccagtcatctagccatcacaatttggcccttgtcaaagtcactcagatccttacacttgcccatttttcctgcttacaacacatcagcttcaagaactgactgttctcttgctgcctaatatatcccacccctttataggtgctattgtaatgagataatcaatgtaattcacttcacctcatctcatctcattatctctagccgcttcatccctctacagggtcgcaggcaagctggagcccatcccagctgactacgggcgaaaggcggggtacaccctggacaagtcgccaggtcatcacagggctgacacatagacacagacaaccattcacactcacattcacacctacggtcaatttagagtcaccagttaacctaacctgcatgtctttggactgtgggggaaaccggagcacccggaggaaacccacgcagacacggggagaacatgcaaactccacacagaaaggccctcgccggccccggggctcgaacccaggaccttcttgctgtgaggcgacagcgctaaccactacaccaccgtgccgcccgttcacttcacctgtcagtgtttttaattttatggctgatctgtgtgtgtgtgtgtgtgtgtgtgtgtgtgtgtgtgtgtgtgtgtgtgtgtacgtatatacacacacacacactgtatatatgtatgtgtgtgtttattttctgaaaaatatatattcactGGGCTTATTGGAAGCAAGTTCTGTGAGGTGTATAGTTGTAGACGTGTGCAAAGACAGGCAGTTTTAAAGCTGCCTGTACTGGCATGCATGAAGGAACGATGGGAAACTTGCACCATGTTCCATTCAGGTGAAGTGATGAAGAaaacaaaggggggaaaaaaaggccaAACCTGATTTGTAAGTTGAGCTTCATGCTGAA
Coding sequences:
- the ca6 gene encoding carbonic anhydrase 6; its protein translation is MELFTAIIHAVSLSMVLAGAEIHWTYKEGSLDQIHWADKYPACGGHKQSPIDIQRRNVQFNPKMLQLELTGYGEMKKGKFLMTNNGHSVQINLPSTMRITKGLPHIYTAVQMHLHWGGWDLEASGAEHTVDGIRYMAELHVVHYNSDKYESFDEAKDKPDGLAVLAFFYEDGHFENTYYSDFINNLEKVKYAGQSMNISTLNVRSMLPENLAHFFRYEGSLTTPPCYESILWTVFDTPITLSHNQIRKLESTLMDLENKTLWNDYRMAQPLYDRVVESSFLPRLGKGTFCRQEEIDIKLLNIEHMITSLGKYIHSVGGARPTFKEPQAIFPLVLNFPPSKLESYALMNLAHPMSLHSFTVCMNLRMHARLVQTVLSYSTSKNDNELTITMGYEVGLWIGNEFVNLHHKMRPLTWTHYCLTWASHTGGAELWVNGVVGEEQYLRAGYTITPGGYLILGKDQDGFLGISDSDTFVGYMTDVNIWDYVLSPEEIQVEMNCERNSGKGNVLNWGVTRMSLYGGVQLETEHKCS